In Littorina saxatilis isolate snail1 linkage group LG8, US_GU_Lsax_2.0, whole genome shotgun sequence, a single genomic region encodes these proteins:
- the LOC138974400 gene encoding uncharacterized protein, with the protein MRFPFACMLIFFSSSAFSSEMATGGDSVDSPVSGRLRSQDVPTDSLTGLVTSELKRKAKSTREKLLHSPGREEGESITYYQKFMTLGTQMELKGDSLRAFVDAKIKEIEDVRANKERLSLEKKKLAMEERKLEEARVEAQKQREFEESIAQKQREMEERKLEEAQKQRDFEDAKVQRMERMELERIDEMKKLQDEAQKHAERLEEQRANNKRAHQKARDGMVESTKVTLPAFDENKEDIEAYLTKFERFAEELDWDQTTWARRVSTKLNVKATTLIGDMSKEDARDYQLVKKELLRGFRCTAESYREKFRAARRKSEETFSTYVSRITRYLHSWMDLAEKQRTYKDLFDLVLLEQLLTGIPQSVATFIRQSKATNVADSVEQAQCFVDARPGFDSSQKGGKNQDKGNNGKTDSKVQLTQGQRIKDSTVKCFGCGGDHLIRNCPEAGKPRGGGEMYGAGIQCHKCHKFGHVKRNCPGITLIISPEPEETAVREVFLMREVEANYKIHSGLCGKCDRRTQGETFDMTVRVNGKAVVAIRDTGSPMLCVSADLIDPATYTNRTREVSGVFEEQGTVQAPIAIVKLESSVFVGNVEAVAIQNMAIPVLIGNYMILPNGKEVRVPVYGKKHVIPSLCAAVQTRGQARKDERGNLKLKINGVPLAQRTCAEMAQAQEEDPQLKRVRELAVEKKPWRQQGTGNVRFVIRKALLYREYSGADGVDHRQLVVPSEFQNEVMRLAHDAPMAGHLGGTRTRNRIWTEFYWPGMCPDIRRYVASCDACQRTTAKGKVKPVPLERMPLIDVPFKQVAVDIIGPIHPPSDRGHRFILVTVDYATRYPEATPLKKIDTPHVAEALWENWTRVGIPEKVLSDNGTQFKSEMMQEVYNLMSVHGMYTTPYHAQCNGLVERFNGTLKQMLKRLCQEQPKEWDRFIPACLFAYREVPQESLKFSPFELLYGRTVRGPIQVLRKLWTKEESDQEVRTTAEYVVDLRNRVEETCRIARENLGKATERYARAADRKAEDRQFKEGDEVLLLLPMKKNKLEIAWRGPYVIRKRCGMNDYRIQVGSKKKLFHVNLLKRYVRRREIPAVVGVVLEEEELEEVPEVSAGQNTIPLVPLEAGEGPKDVSINELLPAQKQQELRDLTIEFENQFIDLPRNTNLEECEITNHCSTCSR; encoded by the coding sequence ATGCGTTTTCCTTTCGCGTGCAtgctaatatttttttcaagtaGCGCGTTTTCATCTGAAATGGCGACGGGAGGTGATAGTGTGGATTCTCCGGTGTCAGGGCGGCTTAGGTCACAGGATGTGCCGACTGATAGTTTAACCGGATTAGTTACATCTGAACTCAAGAGGAAGGCAAAATCAACTCGAGAGAAGCTTCTACATAGTCCAGGACGTGAAGAAGGGGAGTCCATTACGTACTACCAGAAGTTCATGACTTTAGGAACGCAGATGGAGTTGAAGGGAGATAGTCTTCGAGCATTCGTCGACGCTAAGATAAAGGAGATAGAGGACGTACGGGCCAACAAGGAGAGGTTGAGCTTAGAGAAGAAGAAATTGGCGATGGAGGAAAGGAAGCTGGAAGAAGCACGGGTGGAAGCTCAGAAGCAACGCGAGTTCGAGGAGAGTATAGCCCAGAAGCAGCGTGAGATGGAGGAAAGGAAACTGGAAGAGGCCCAGAAGCAGCGTGACTTTGAGGATGCCAAAGTTCAACGTATGGAAAGAATGGAGCTTGAAAGAATCGATGAGATGAAGAAACTTCAAGATGAAGCACAGAAGCACGCAGAACGATTAGAGGAACAAAGGGCAAATAATAAACGAGCTCATCAGAAGGCGAGGGATGGAATGGTAGAATCTACCAAAGTAACACTTCCTGCATTCGACGAGAACAAGGAGGATATAGAAGCTTATCTTACCAAATTCGAGAGATTCGCAGAGGAGTTAGACTGGGACCAGACAACATGGGCGAGACGCGTGAGTACCAAACTCAACGTGAAAGCGACGACCTTGATTGGGGATATGTCGAAGGAGGACGCTCGAGATTACCAGTTGGTGAAGAAAGAGTTACTGAGAGGATTCCGGTGTACAGCAGAATCGTACCGAGAGAAGTTCAGGGCAGCGAGAAGGAAGAGCGAAGAAACGTTTTCAACCTACGTGAGCCGGATAACGCGGTACCTGCACAGTTGGATGGACCTAGCGGAAAAACAACGAACTTACAAGGACCTCTTCGACCTGGTTCTTTTGGAACAGTTGCTTACTGGCATCCCGCAGTCTGTCGCTACGTTCATTCGACAGTCCAAAGCCACCAATGTAGCTGATTCAGTTGAGCAAGCCCAATGTTTCGTGGATGCACGTCCTGGTTTCGACTCATCACAGAAAGGGGGGAAAAACCAAGATAAAGGAAACAATGGGAAGACAGACAGTAAGGTGCAACTTACCCAGGGACAAAGGATAAAAGATAGTACTGTCAAATGTTTCGGATGTGGAGGGGATCATCTCATAAGGAATTGCCCGGAAGCGGGGAAGCCGAGGGGTGGCGGAGAAATGTATGGGGCAGGCATACAATGTCACAAATGTCATAAGTTCGGACATGTAAAGAGGAACTGTCCAGGAATAACCCTTATCATCAGTCCAGAACCGGAGGAGACTGCAGTGAGAGAAGTTTTCTTGATGCGGGAGGTGGAAGCGAATTACAAGATCCACTCAGGGTTATGTGGGAAGTGTGATCGTCGTACTCAGGGAGAAACTTTCGACATGACAGTTAGGGTGAACGGGAAGGCAGTGGTAGCCATACGTGACACGGGAAGCCCAATGCTGTGTGTTAGCGCTGACCTCATCGACCCGGCCACGTACACAAACAGGACAAGAGAAGTGTCAGGAGTGTTTGAAGAGCAGGGAACAGTACAGGCTCCCATAGCCATCGTGAAGTTAGAATCTTCGGTGTTTGTAGGGAACGTGGAAGCTGTCGCTATTCAGAATATGGCAATTCCTGTATTGATAGGAAACTACATGATCTTGCCAAATGGAAAGGAAGTGAGAGTTCCGGTGTACGGAAAGAAACATGTGATTCCATCTTTGTGCGCAGCAGTTCAGACACGAGGACAAGCAAGGAAGGACGAGAGAGGGAATCTAAAATTGAAGATTAATGGAGTCCCCTTGGCACAAAGGACCTGTGCTGAAATGGCTCAAGCACAAGAAGAGGATCCACAACTAAAACGTGTGCGCGAGTTGGCGGTGGAAAAGAAGCCATGGCGTCAACAAGGAACCGGGAATGTTCGATTCGTGATACGTAAAGCTTTGTTGTACAGAGAATACTCAGGTGCAGATGGAGTGGATCACCGGCAGTTAGTGGTGCCCAGTGAGTTCCAGAATGAGGTGATGAGATTAGCTCACGATGCACCCATGGCAGGACACCTAGGGGGAACGAGAACCAGGAATAGGATATGGACAGAATTCTATTGGCCTGGTATGTGCCCCGACATCAGACGATACGTGGCATCATGTGACGCTTGCCAGAGAACTACGGCAAAAGGGAAAGTGAAGCCAGTACCATTGGAAAGAATGCCGTTGATCGATGTCCCGTTCAAGCAGGTAGCGGTGGACATCATAGGGCCGATTCATCCGCCGTCAGACCGAGGACACCGTTTCATACTGGTAACAGTAGACTATGCCACCCGGTATCCTGAAGCAACCCCTCTCAAGAAAATCGATACACCACATGTGGCGGAAGCGTTGTGGGAGAACTGGACCAGAGTGGGCATACCTGAAAAAGTGTTGTCAGATAACGGTACCCAGTTCAAGAGCGAAATGATGCAGGAGGTGTACAACCTGATGTCAGTACATGGAATGTACACAACTCCATACCACGCACAATGCAATGGTCTAGTTGAACGTTTCAATGGTACGCTGAAACAGATGCTGAAACGACTCTGCCAGGAGCAACCCAAGGAATGGGACAGGTTCATTCCGGCGTGTTTGTTTGCATATAGGGAAGTTCCTCAGGAGTCGTTAAAATTCTCACCGTTTGAACTACTCTATGGGCGCACTGTGAGGGGACCTATACAGGTGTTACGGAAGCTGTGGACCAAGGAAGAGTCAGACCAAGAAGTGAGAACCACTGCCGAGTACGTTGTGGACCTGCGGAATCGAGTTGAGGAGACATGCAGGATTGCCAGAGAAAACCTCGGGAAGGCGACAGAGCGATACGCAAGAGCAGCGGACAGGAAGGCAGAAGACAGACAATTCAAGGAAGGAGATGAGGTGTTGCTGCTTCTTCCAATGAAAAAGAACAAGCTGGAAATCGCTTGGCGTGGACCTTACGTCATCAGGAAGCGATGCGGCATGAACGACTACCGGATTCAAGTGGGGAGTAAAAAGAAATTATTCCACGTCAACCTCTTGAAGAGATACGTCAGGAGGAGAGAGATCCCAGCGGTTGTCGGAGTGGTGCTGGAAGAAGAGGAACTGGAAGAGGTGCCTGAAGTCTCAGCAGGACAGAACACCATTCCATTAGTGCCATTAGAAGCGGGAGAAGGACCCAAAGATGTTAGCATCAATGAATTGTTACCCgcccaaaaacaacaagagctGAGGGATTTGACGATTGAGTTTGAGAACCAATTCATCGATCTTCCTCGTAATACAAATCTCGAAGAATGTGAAATCACCAACCATTGCAGTACCTGCAGCAGGTAA